A portion of the Flavobacterium magnum genome contains these proteins:
- a CDS encoding Smr/MutS family protein yields the protein MYKKGDKVMVLDDDIEGIVMNVQGESVTVETTEGFELTFHQKELLLVGGPEINFTTGNISQILKEKEIPKPRSFVKEKKVKEVPVPEFDLHIEKLVKNPRGMNNFDILNLQIETAKRHVDFAISHRIPKIVFIHGVGEGVLKAELDFLLGRYDNLDFQDASYQKYGAGATEIYFRQNKKA from the coding sequence ATGTACAAGAAGGGCGATAAGGTGATGGTGCTTGACGATGACATCGAAGGCATCGTGATGAATGTGCAGGGCGAATCGGTCACTGTGGAAACTACCGAGGGATTCGAACTTACGTTCCATCAAAAGGAACTGCTCCTGGTGGGCGGACCCGAAATCAATTTTACCACTGGGAATATCAGCCAAATCCTAAAAGAAAAAGAGATTCCGAAACCACGTAGTTTTGTAAAGGAGAAAAAAGTGAAGGAAGTTCCGGTTCCCGAATTTGACCTGCACATTGAAAAACTTGTAAAGAATCCCCGCGGAATGAACAATTTCGACATCCTGAATCTGCAGATCGAGACTGCGAAACGACACGTGGATTTTGCCATCAGCCACCGTATCCCTAAAATCGTATTCATCCACGGGGTGGGAGAGGGCGTGCTGAAAGCTGAACTGGACTTTTTACTGGGCAGATACGACAACCTGGATTTCCAGGATGCCAGCTACCAGAAATATGGTGCCGGTGCCACTGAGATTTATTTCAGGCAAAATAAGAAAGCCTAA